Proteins encoded together in one Oryzias latipes chromosome 11, ASM223467v1 window:
- the LOC105355114 gene encoding uncharacterized protein LOC105355114 isoform X2, whose amino-acid sequence MTSVGDKAAGSMQGDSDGPEEAPEVLDHHYEPGMDPNLTQPEGEAPHPPQEQTPTERASNEDDTRNSEKKEQKALQLVLNELLQQQKHRPGRRFKKKTLMKMAKLLVIARGWDGEAGPPVLNQDAPVATGGNLLPDDIIEAPDHSGVLDPSSAEQQKSAEDEKSETGSGGHSIPDLQVASRSNMKIEEEETGGELQTSAASCLSGEAPTALEGMTSVGDKAAGSMQGDSEGPDEAPEVLDHHYEPGMDPNLTQPEGEAPHPPQEQTPTERASNEDDTRNSEKKEQKALQLVLNELLQQQKHRPGRRFKKKTLMKMAKLLVIARGWDGEAGPPVLNQDAPVATGEDGLVETTAALNQQELHKEHLETQKEDLNLSQQASGASRTKEDKESWLTSSRSNREGLMTQTNEEQNPGTFRVLEAHRPRNGTKKASRTSKNKRAEPKPPEETSAEKQKRHHGAQTAVRLQSEEEVASAEQDEGLRGTVTILTLTKVRNKKQLDNVDGAEGHHGKKRKKRRNSTVTKLAQTKADAEVSQRQNLQELPPGGAVLPGRTTVKSNRPKPRRRIADKAVPPPEGLLRERSPAEGSEQTRVQRTAAKMGKSKSRKRRAEPEFSALESFPEKKQHEVWFGSVSLKEEEGEQPIETIKKRRGRKRKEEWTEDKLQSSEPPTNKTAAADTAEGGQPKPAVQGERKPRGRKKKIKLELPEKRSEETREEHLKTLNDLNSKTENCEHPASTMKKRWRKRKNSAADITLSLPGPSIPPGEMSETLKEKTWKVPLDAAVADVPLVLCSSSLNPSLPADSVVKTKKKRGRRPKDQPEATSHIPRTRPSLEFEDSNLNPKPPENAKKREQKSKMDKLSGQTPENTQIFEFKAIKQEYDDSVTSQLLCHTEEWAPPRRKPRRRRTSGIIRTVGKVKQPHTFRNLLPIDLSESGKKTDRLSGLGEGGAPNVNAPPNNHELLHQTMNSEVQSHLCSVCGRSFRHLSVLTLHRSIHAEGKPLTRPPRKKRYLKPPQLSCPCCAAAFNSKTQLLLHLSHAESCTAQPREGGQLHGDITAFAGHLPTRGRRRHSCPTCKKTFRSPAGLSLHRKVHTRTASSTESFQDLDLRLLPEAQSGPPETQSGPPVTQSGPPESQLGPPETQSGAPVTQSGPPESQLGPPETQSGALDTLKSEKPLSEPKAGSVASVLFSCPTCRQVHPHWCHFVLHMRTHSTGWCRRCDVCSQQDPQDEEPPKHCSACCELSGEAETCRRMLSGSWKEAEPVRGECQHPEEEQTREGWEFSLGGGPDEGVDVQLSSPSPCSSASVEQVDVSHPSVNPKSNQGARQLFFRPQAILLRRFMCARWGRCFPRWSRLRVYRGLHQKPGKAFRCSNCQLDFHFLGSYLLHLQEHAAQTPHGCAACPATFAEEHQLSSHVSECRGRRRRRTCSRCGKPFSSLLNLKKHELLHRGVRPYVCTRCQLPFSSSADLTAHLNVHEARLRVPEPTPLLEPLCFPYPCRKCNATFSSAELLQAHQVCHFTAAKRSERPSESPASYLTRRTLEDPQRGALESPQEPRPLPVSTRKHLFRYPHPDRLYVVPAPPSEPALLISDSEDEVGTSAEPGSSLEKPASSSRPQATEVSEMDQLDLLIQSLIPERDFSESDSCCESKAPPLLVSPQMDDMHSCAICTAAFAELSELHAHYMEHARIL is encoded by the exons ATGACTTCTGTTGGAGATAAAGCTGCTGGCAGTATGCAGGGAGACTCTGATGGTCCTGAAGAAGCTCCTGAAGTTCTGGATCATCACTATGAACCTGGCATGGATCCAAACCTCACACAGCCAGAGGGGGAAGCCCCCCACCCTCCTCAGGAGCAGACCCCCACAGAGAGAGCGTCCAATGAAGACGACACCAGGAACTCAGAGAAGAAGGAGCAGAAGGCCCTTCAGTTGGTTCTGAATGagttgctgcagcagcagaagcacagACCGGGCCGACGGTTCAAGAAGAAAACGCTCATGAAGATGGCCAAACTGCTGGTCATCGCTAGAGGGTGGGACGGAGAGGCGGGGCCTCCCGTCCTGAATCAAGACGCTCCTGTAGCCACAG gAGGAAACCTGTTACCTGATGACATCATAGAGGCACCTGACCATAGTGGCGTGTTGGATCCGAGTTCAGCCGAGCAGCAAAAATCCGCCGAAGACGAGAAATCAGAAACTGGAAGCGGGGGCCACTCGATTCCGGATCTGCAGGTCGCCTCCAGGTCTAATATGAAGATTGAAGAAGAGGAG ACTGGCGGCGAGCTGCAGACCTCTGCTGCTTCATGTCTGAGCGGAGAAGCCCCCACCGCCCTTGAAGGCATGACTTCTGTTGGAGATAAAGCTGCTGGCAGTATGCAGGGAGACTCTGAAGGTCCTGATGAAGCTCCTGAAGTTCTGGATCATCACTATGAACCTGGCATGGATCCAAACCTCACACAGCCAGAGGGGGAAGCCCCCCACCCTCCTCAGGAGCAGACCCCCACAGAGAGAGCGTCCAATGAAGACGACACCAGGAACTCAGAGAAGAAGGAGCAGAAGGCCCTTCAGTTGGTTCTGAATGagttgctgcagcagcagaagcacagACCGGGCCGACGGTTCAAGAAGAAAACGCTCATGAAGATGGCCAAACTGCTGGTCATCGCTAGAGGGTGGGACGGAGAGGCGGGGCCTCCCGTCCTGAATCAAGACGCTCCTGTAGCCACAGGTGAAGATGGTTTAGTAGAAACAACGGCTGCTTTAAATCAACAAGAACTACACAAGGAGCATCTTGAAACTCAAAAAGAGGACTTGAACTTATCCCAGCAGGCCAGTGGAGCTTCCAGGACAAAGGAGGACAAGGAAAGCTGGTTGACCAGCTCCCGGTCCAACAGAGAAGGTttaatgactcagaccaatgAAGAACAGAATCCAGGAACATTCAGAGTCCTGGAAGCTCACCGACCAAGGAATGGGACGAAGAAAGCTTCCAGAACCAGCAAGAAcaagagagctgagccaaagcCTCCAGAGGAAACAtctgcagagaagcagaagAGACATCATGGAGCTCAGACAGCAGTCAGGCTCCAGAGTGAAGAGGAGGTGGCATCAGCTGAGCAGGATGAAGGTCTGAGAGGAACAGTGACCATCCTGACGCTCACTAAGGTGAGAAACAAGAAGCAGCTGGACAATGTGGACGGAGCTGAAGGTCATCAtggaaagaagaggaagaagaggaggaacagCACAGTGACAAAGCTTGCTCAGACCAAAGCTGATGCTGAAGTCTCTCAGAGACAAAACCTGCAGGAGCTCCCACCAGGAGGCGCTGTTCTGCCGGGTCGGACTACAGTAAAGTCCAACCGTCCAAAACCCCGAAGACGCATAGCTGATAAAGCGGTTCCCCCACCTGAAGGTCTTCTGAGGGAGCGTTCACCTGCTGAAGGTTCAGAGCAGACCCGCGTCCAACGGACCGCCGCCAAAATGGGAAAGTCAAAGAGTCGCAAACGCAGAGCGGAGCCGGAATTCAGCGCCCTGGAAAGTTTTCCAGAGAAGAAGCAACACGAAGTTTGGTTTGGATCTGTCAGcctgaaggaggaggaaggggagCAGCCGATCGAGACGATCAAGAAAAGGAGAGGAAGGAAGAGAAAGGAGGAATGGACAGAGGACAAGCTGCAAAGTTCAGAGCCGCCGACCAACAAGACGGCTGCTGCTGATACAGCTGAGGGGGGGCAGCCTAAACCAGCAGTTCAGGGAGAAAGAAAGCCAAGaggaaggaagaagaagataaaaCTAGAACTTCCTGAGAAACGCTCCGAGGAAACTCGGGAAGAACATCTGAAGACTCTGAATGACCTAAACTCCAAGACAGAGAACTGTGAACATCCAGCATCCACGATGAAGAAGAGGTGGAGAAAACGGAAAAACTCTGCAGCAGACATTACTTTAAGCCTTCCGGGACCTTCTATTCCACCTGGAGAGATGTCAGAAACTCTCAAAGAGAAAACATGGAAAGTACCGCTAGATGCAGCTGTTGCAGATGTTCCTCTTGTTCTCTGCTCTTCATCTTTAAACCCGAGTTTACCTGCAGATTCAGTGGTGAAAACGAAGaagaagaggggaagaagacCTAAAGACCAGCCTGAAGCAACATCTCATATTCCACGAACCAGACCATCTTTGGAGTTCGAGGACTCAAATCTGAACCCGAAACCTCCAGAAAATGCGAAAAAACGAGAACAGAAGTCAAAGATGGATAAATTATCTGGTCAGACTCCAGAAAACACTCAAATCTTCGAATTCAAAGCCATCAAGCAAGAATATGATGACAGTGTGACATCACAGCTTTTATGTCACACTGAGGAGTGGGCGCCCCCCAGGAGGAAACCCCGGAGGAGACGGACGAGTGGAATCATCAGGACTGTCGGGAAGGTGAAGCAGCCTCACACTTTCAGGAACTTGCTCCCAATTGATCTCAGTGAGTCGGGGAAGAAAACCGACCGGCTGAGTGGTCTTGGGGAGGGTGGGGCCCCCAACGTCAACGCTCCACCAAATAACCACGAACTTCTTCATCAAACAATGAACTCCGAGGTGCAGAGCCACCTTTGCTCTGTGTGTGGTCGCTCCTTTCGCCACCTGTCCGTGCTCACGCTCCACAGATCGATTCACGCTGAGGGCAAACCATTGACCCGCCCCCCACGCAAAAAGAGGTATTTGAAACCCCCCCAGCTGAGCTGTCCATGCTGCGCCGCAGCCTTCAACAGCAAAACCCAGCTGCTCCTTCACCTGAGCCACGCTGAGAGCTGCACTGCACAACCAAGGGAGGGGGGGCAGCTTCACGGTGACATCACCGCCTTTGCAGGGCATCTCCCCACCCGCGGGAGGAGGAGGCACAGCTGCCCCACCTGCAAGAAAACCTTCAGGAGTCCTGCAGGACTCAGCCTCCACAGAAAGGTTCACACAAGAACCGCTTCCTCCACCGAATCTTTTCAGGACCTGGATCTGCGCCTACTCCCAGAAGCCCAATCAGGACCCCCAGAAACCCAGTCAGGGCCCCCAGTAACTCAGTCAGGACCGCCAGAAAGCCAATTAGGGCCCCCAGAAACCCAGTCAGGGGCCCCAGTAACTCAGTCAGGACCGCCAGAAAGCCAATTAGGGCCCCCAGAAACCCAGTCAGGGGCCCTAGACACTCTGAAGTCTGAAAAACCACTCAGTGAACCCAAAGCTGGATCTGTTGCCTCCGTGCTCTTCTCCTGTCCCACCTGCAGGCAGGTTCATCCCCACTGGTGCCACTTTGTCCTTCACATGCGTACGCACTCTACTGGCTGGTGTCGGCGCTGCGATGTCTGCTCGCAGCAGGACCCCCAGGACGAGGAGCCCCCGAAGCACTGCTCCGCCTGCTGTGAGCTCAGCGGCGAGGCAGAGACCTGCAGGCGAATGCTGAGCGGCTCCTGGAAGGAAGCGGAACCCGTTCGAGGAGAATGCCAGCATCCAGAGGAGGAGCAAACACGAGAAGGATGGGAGTTTTCTCTTGGAGGAGGACCTGATGAAGGAGTTGATGTTCAACTATCTTCTCCCTCCCCCTGCAGCTCTGCCTCAGTCGAGCAGGTGGATGTCAGTCATCCATCAGTGAACCCTAAGTCCAACCAGGGAGCTCGACAGCTGTTTTTCCGCCCCCAAGCGATCCTTCTGAGGCGCTTCATGTGTGCTCGCTGGGGGAGGTGCTTCCCCCGCTGGAGCAGACTCCGAGTCTATCGGGGTCTCcatcagaaaccaggaaaagccTTCCGCTGCAGCAACTGCCAGCTGGACTTCCACTTCTTGGGTTCGTACCTGCTTCACTTACAGGAGCACGCTGCTCAGACGCCACATGGCTGTGCGGCGTGTCCCGCCACGTTTGCAGAAGAGCACCAGCTGAGCTCCCACGTCTCAGAGTGCCGCGGACGGCGCCGCCGCAGGACGTGCAGCAGATGTGGAAAACCGTTCTCCAGCCTGTTGAACCTGAAGAAGCACGAGCTGCTGCACAGAGGGGTCAGACCCTACGTGTGCACGCGCTGTCAGCTGCCATTCTCCTCCTCCGCTGATCTGACCGCCCACCTGAACGTCCACGAGGCACGGCTCCGCGTTCCCGAGCCCACGCCCCTACTAGAGCCGCTGTGCTTCCCATACCCCTGCAGGAAATGCAACGCCACTTTCTCCAGCGCTGAGCTCCTACAGGCTCATCAGGTGTGTCACTTCACAGCAGCAAAGAGGTCTGAGAGACCTTCTGAAAGCCCCGCCTCCTACCTCACCCGCAGAACTCTGGAGGACCCTCAGAGGGGCGCCCTCGAGTCTCCGCAGGAACCACGCCCTCTACCAGTGAGCACCCGGAAACACCTGTTCAGGTATCCTCATCCTGACCGGCTGTACGTCGTCCCAGCGCCGCCCTCGGAGCCTGCCCTTCTGATTTCAGACTCAGAAGATGAGGTTGGAACCTCAGCGGAACCTGGATCTTCCCTAGAAAAACCAGCTAGCTCGAGCAGACCCCAGGCCACAGAGGTTTCAGAAATGGACCAGCTGGACCTCCTGATTCAGTCCCTGATCCCCGAGAGAGACTTCAGCGAGTCAGACAGCTGTTGTGAGAGtaaagctccgccccttttagTCTCGCCACAAATGGACGATATGCACAGCTGTGCAATCTGCACGGCGGCATTCGCAGAGCTCTCGGAGCTGCACGCACACTATATGGAACATGCACGGATACTTTAA